A stretch of Arcobacter arenosus DNA encodes these proteins:
- a CDS encoding universal stress protein → MKYKKLFFPIGGGDELEERLYGAFLIAKHFKVSLEVLKCGLKTNMSIYKALSIPKDIMQKIDEVVDTKLDDENHQMQELFEKIAADVNIKVSQKALENEANTFLNIKEGLRSSLVEQESKFCDLVIAAAPPSGVTTATFETAVLKSGKCVLMFPRVMRNFKTDSIIIGWNNSPEASRAVTSSIDILQQAQRVHIVSSEEYTDDLEKMNRLREYLLHHGIDASYEIVKTTRIPGQALLNSALDGNFDLIVAGSYGHKGLKELMFGGATRYLLENSTLPVFMSH, encoded by the coding sequence ATGAAATATAAAAAACTATTTTTCCCTATTGGTGGTGGAGATGAATTAGAAGAGAGACTTTACGGAGCTTTTTTAATTGCAAAACATTTTAAAGTAAGTCTTGAAGTTTTGAAATGTGGACTAAAAACAAATATGAGTATATATAAAGCACTATCAATACCTAAAGATATTATGCAAAAGATTGATGAAGTAGTTGATACGAAATTAGATGATGAAAATCATCAGATGCAAGAGTTATTTGAGAAAATAGCAGCCGATGTAAATATAAAAGTTTCACAAAAAGCTCTTGAAAACGAAGCAAATACTTTTTTAAATATAAAAGAAGGTTTGCGAAGCTCCCTAGTTGAACAAGAGTCAAAGTTTTGTGATTTAGTTATAGCAGCAGCTCCTCCTTCTGGTGTTACAACTGCAACTTTTGAAACGGCAGTGTTAAAAAGTGGTAAATGTGTACTTATGTTCCCTAGAGTAATGAGAAATTTTAAAACGGACTCAATCATTATTGGATGGAACAATTCCCCTGAAGCATCACGAGCAGTTACTTCATCAATTGATATTTTACAACAAGCTCAAAGAGTACACATAGTCTCTTCAGAAGAGTATACTGATGATTTAGAAAAAATGAATAGATTAAGGGAATACCTTTTACATCATGGAATTGATGCAAGTTATGAGATTGTTAAAACAACAAGGATACCAGGACAAGCGCTTTTAAATTCAGCTCTTGATGGAAATTTTGATTTAATTGTTGCAGGTTCTTACGGACATAAGGGCTTAAAAGAGCTTATGTTTGGTGGCGCAACAAGGTACTTATTAGAAAATTCAACCTTGCCAGTTTTTATGTCTCATTAA
- a CDS encoding DUF445 domain-containing protein: MNKSDLTNIFTILLLAFGYSTQNDTIFTIGLFAFSGAITNTLAIHMLFEKVPYLYGSGVIEKKFDTFKASIHNLIMEQFFSPQNLKKFFEDEMSSVKNTVDFESILNKTDFTPAYDSLKEAVIESPFGGMLGMFGGESALEPLKEPFTKKLQVSIIKISQSDSFQKVLEEAMKTEALNEDIHEKLSLIVTKRLDELTPKMVKEIVQEMIKEHLGWLVIWGAVFGGLIGFVSTFL; this comes from the coding sequence ATGAACAAATCAGATCTCACAAATATATTTACTATTCTTCTTTTAGCTTTTGGTTATAGTACACAAAACGATACAATTTTTACAATTGGGCTTTTTGCCTTTAGTGGAGCTATTACAAATACTTTGGCTATCCATATGCTTTTTGAAAAGGTGCCATATCTTTATGGAAGTGGAGTTATAGAAAAAAAGTTTGATACTTTTAAAGCATCAATTCATAATCTAATAATGGAGCAATTTTTTAGTCCTCAAAACTTAAAAAAGTTTTTTGAAGATGAGATGAGTAGTGTAAAAAATACTGTTGATTTTGAATCTATTTTAAATAAAACAGATTTTACCCCTGCCTATGACTCCTTAAAAGAAGCAGTTATAGAATCACCATTTGGTGGTATGCTTGGAATGTTTGGTGGAGAATCGGCACTTGAGCCTTTAAAGGAGCCTTTTACTAAAAAACTACAAGTTTCAATTATAAAAATATCACAAAGTGATTCTTTCCAAAAAGTTTTAGAAGAAGCAATGAAAACAGAAGCTTTAAATGAAGATATCCATGAAAAATTAAGTTTAATCGTTACAAAAAGATTAGATGAACTAACTCCAAAAATGGTTAAAGAGATAGTTCAAGAGATGATAAAAGAACATCTTGGTTGGTTAGTTATTTGGGGAGCCGTTTTTGGTGGACTTATTGGATTTGTTTCTACTTTTCTTTAG
- a CDS encoding GNAT family N-acyltransferase — protein sequence MIDVQKEIEKKFPKLAKKPNFLSKSLIKIAKKVIHEDSVNEFLKNNAHLKGFEFVDAVLDFFDFDYTVSSNDIQNIPPTGKVVIIANHPLGALDALSLLKLVGTVRTDVKIVANDFLNGIDALKSLLVPVDNFKARQSKKDVQAIYDTLNDDCAVIIFPAGEVSRAGAKGIKDPIWNKGFLNFAINSNAPILPIFIGGKNSKTFYTMSVINKTFSTLLLSNEMFNKKSMTIQIKIGELIPNDNIKPRGLDKKVIVNLYKKHLYSLKKGKKSYFLTQKAIAHPQKKDQLIKELKKSQLIGETKDGKKIYLYDYEDDSIVLKELGRLRELSFRKVGEGINKKRDTDKYDIYYQHIILWDENDLEIVGSYRIGNGDFINKNIGIKGFYSNSLFKYNKRFDKYLNDSIELGRSFVQPKYWGTRALDYLWYGIGAYLRANPQIKYMFGPVSISGTFPSSAKDMMIFYYSHYFSNDKELVESKLPYQYSSHIQDLKDMFVLDDKKEDFKRLKSTLSNMGVAVPTLFKQYADICEDGGVKFLGFNVDTDFSDCVDGFILVDVEQIKPSARKRYIGE from the coding sequence ATGATTGATGTGCAAAAAGAGATTGAAAAAAAGTTTCCAAAGCTTGCTAAGAAACCTAATTTTTTAAGTAAATCTTTGATTAAAATTGCAAAAAAAGTAATCCATGAAGATTCTGTAAATGAATTTTTAAAAAATAATGCTCACCTAAAAGGTTTTGAGTTTGTAGATGCTGTGTTAGACTTTTTTGATTTTGATTATACTGTTTCAAGTAATGATATTCAAAATATCCCTCCAACAGGAAAAGTTGTAATTATTGCTAACCATCCATTAGGAGCATTAGATGCCTTATCACTATTAAAACTAGTAGGAACTGTAAGAACTGATGTAAAGATTGTTGCAAATGATTTTTTAAATGGAATTGATGCCTTAAAATCACTATTAGTTCCAGTTGATAACTTTAAAGCTAGACAATCAAAAAAAGATGTTCAAGCTATTTATGATACTTTAAATGATGATTGTGCAGTTATAATTTTTCCAGCAGGAGAAGTGAGCCGTGCAGGAGCAAAAGGGATTAAAGACCCAATTTGGAATAAAGGCTTTTTAAATTTTGCTATAAACTCTAATGCTCCAATTTTACCAATATTTATTGGTGGGAAAAACTCTAAAACATTTTATACAATGTCAGTAATAAATAAAACATTTTCTACTTTACTTTTATCAAATGAGATGTTTAATAAAAAATCAATGACTATACAAATAAAAATTGGTGAACTAATCCCAAATGATAATATCAAACCTAGAGGTTTAGACAAAAAGGTTATTGTAAATCTTTACAAAAAACATCTTTACTCTTTAAAGAAAGGTAAAAAATCTTATTTCTTAACACAAAAAGCCATAGCCCATCCACAAAAAAAAGACCAACTAATTAAAGAATTAAAAAAGTCACAATTAATTGGTGAAACAAAAGATGGTAAAAAAATTTATTTATATGATTATGAAGATGATTCTATTGTGTTAAAAGAGTTAGGAAGATTAAGAGAACTTTCATTTAGAAAAGTTGGAGAGGGTATAAATAAAAAAAGAGATACCGATAAATATGATATTTATTACCAACATATAATTCTTTGGGATGAAAACGACTTAGAGATTGTAGGTTCATATAGAATAGGAAATGGTGATTTTATAAATAAAAATATTGGTATTAAAGGTTTTTATTCAAATTCACTTTTTAAATATAACAAAAGATTTGACAAATATTTAAATGATTCAATTGAACTTGGGAGAAGTTTTGTTCAACCAAAATATTGGGGAACTAGAGCCTTAGATTATTTATGGTATGGAATTGGAGCTTATTTAAGAGCAAATCCACAAATCAAGTATATGTTTGGACCAGTATCAATCTCTGGGACTTTCCCCAGTAGTGCAAAAGATATGATGATTTTTTACTACTCACACTATTTTTCAAATGATAAAGAATTGGTTGAATCAAAACTACCATACCAATACTCTTCACATATTCAAGACTTAAAAGATATGTTTGTTCTTGATGATAAAAAAGAAGATTTTAAAAGATTGAAATCAACCCTGTCAAATATGGGGGTTGCTGTTCCTACACTATTTAAGCAATATGCGGATATTTGTGAAGATGGTGGAGTTAAATTTTTAGGGTTTAATGTTGATACAGATTTTTCTGATTGTGTTGATGGTTTTATTTTAGTAGATGTTGAACAAATAAAACCAAGTGCAAGAAAAAGATATATTGGAGAATAA
- a CDS encoding cation:proton antiporter, producing MLGIIVSTLLIAIVVNIILKKFHLPTIIGYIVTGTIIAYVFNLHEAVNNYTLKEIAEFGVVFLMFTIGLEFSIEHLKRMRKEVFFTGSLQIFVTTAFVVIICQYVLGFDFQTSLIIGAALSLSSTAIVLKTYNETNDIKKRHGQRVLGILIMQDIAVIPILLLISFFTAGDDQSALKIIFDTTIAALVLLALLYLVGKYLLEPFFEHVTKAESDELFVASVLLIAIGSSYMAHYFGFTHSLGAFVAGMMISETKFKHQVEADLTPFRNLLLGVFFITVGMQINFSVIAENIFTILILLPILLILKYVIIYTIVRIDDTRRVAFKTAVSLVQIGEFSLAILELARSNSLINPTYSQILIVTIVISMILTPIVLKNLSSLAANLVPEDPMQIQNTYNIDKDTKGHIVVIGFGHLGQEIAHNLREDGHEYIIIEHNLKYFEMGYKDDEPILFGNAAHKHILESVNIKNACAVIVAIDNAEKVHLICEVIDDLTKNTKTIVKVTRFSEKEDLKNLHLEHIIVEDDVVARALVNETKECRLNFIKEEEKE from the coding sequence ATGTTAGGGATTATAGTTTCAACACTACTAATTGCAATAGTAGTAAATATCATATTAAAGAAGTTTCATTTACCTACAATTATAGGATATATAGTTACAGGTACAATAATAGCTTATGTTTTTAACTTGCATGAAGCAGTTAATAATTATACCTTAAAAGAGATTGCTGAATTTGGTGTTGTTTTTCTAATGTTTACAATTGGTTTAGAGTTTTCAATTGAACATTTAAAAAGGATGAGAAAAGAGGTTTTCTTTACTGGTTCATTACAAATATTTGTAACTACAGCCTTTGTGGTAATTATTTGTCAGTATGTTTTAGGTTTTGATTTTCAAACTTCACTTATTATAGGTGCAGCTTTATCTTTATCTTCAACGGCAATTGTATTAAAAACTTATAATGAGACAAATGATATTAAAAAAAGACATGGACAAAGGGTTCTTGGAATTTTGATTATGCAAGATATTGCAGTAATTCCAATTTTACTTTTAATATCTTTTTTTACAGCAGGGGATGATCAATCTGCATTAAAAATTATCTTTGATACAACTATTGCTGCACTTGTATTATTAGCACTTTTATATTTAGTTGGTAAATATTTACTAGAGCCATTTTTTGAACATGTTACTAAAGCAGAATCTGATGAATTGTTTGTTGCTTCTGTTTTGCTTATAGCAATTGGTTCATCTTATATGGCACATTATTTTGGATTTACCCATTCCTTAGGTGCTTTTGTTGCAGGTATGATGATTAGTGAAACAAAATTTAAACATCAAGTTGAAGCTGACCTTACACCATTTAGGAACCTTTTATTAGGAGTTTTCTTTATAACAGTTGGTATGCAAATAAACTTTTCAGTAATTGCTGAAAATATCTTTACAATCTTGATTTTACTTCCTATTCTTTTAATTCTTAAATATGTAATTATTTATACTATTGTAAGAATTGATGATACAAGAAGAGTTGCTTTTAAAACTGCAGTTTCATTAGTTCAAATTGGAGAATTCTCTTTAGCTATTTTAGAACTTGCTAGAAGTAATAGTTTAATCAATCCAACATATTCTCAGATTTTAATAGTAACAATTGTAATCTCAATGATTCTAACACCAATTGTTCTTAAAAATCTATCTTCATTGGCTGCTAATTTAGTCCCTGAAGATCCAATGCAAATTCAAAATACATATAATATTGATAAAGATACAAAAGGTCATATTGTAGTGATTGGATTTGGACATTTAGGGCAAGAGATTGCACACAATTTAAGAGAAGATGGTCATGAATATATAATTATTGAGCATAATTTAAAATATTTTGAAATGGGTTATAAAGATGATGAACCAATTTTATTTGGTAATGCGGCACATAAACATATACTTGAATCTGTAAATATTAAAAATGCTTGCGCAGTAATTGTGGCAATTGATAATGCAGAAAAAGTACATCTAATTTGTGAAGTAATAGATGACTTAACAAAAAATACAAAAACAATTGTTAAAGTAACTAGATTTAGTGAAAAAGAGGACTTAAAAAATCTTCACTTAGAACATATTATTGTTGAAGATGATGTAGTCGCACGTGCACTTGTTAATGAAACAAAAGAGTGTAGATTAAACTTTATTAAAGAGGAAGAAAAAGAGTAA
- a CDS encoding DEAD/DEAH box helicase: MIKIHEKLKKLYSQKQKIEEEIKLLEQQLQENKPTRQLNKFEKIELFKTLFINREDIFAKKWISKDGQKQSFYPVTRTFKGNDYIPISNKDIESHLRGQIQLASYLVDSENKSKYVVFEILENDISKILETFSMLKTNFLFEYSSYKSCFLWIFFEEKIETKNVKNFAEYILKKAHISARILPNNEFVTNANLGDYVELPLHLKFRQENKTLFFNPQTKTVYKDQWEILQRVKKVSKDTVLKYVNFKTVNSTSYMFEDIEFPSFKLQIKLYDFVYIPTKNLSKSLINKLKSFATFDNPQIKVLLSLRKPLYNTPRQIKSFEEDDVYLKLPRGLVYKVKEFLEENNANFIIENKTQFEKIETKKIKFELRDEQKKAIKEISKKDFSICVAPPGFGKTLLGAKMFELRACKTLIIVNKNMLLTQWIDRFVDYFGYTKKDIGYLGKGKNKLNGNLDVATMQSLKNNTDVINNYSFVIVDECHHIPAITFEQIVKQFFGKYILGLSATPKRKDGLDPILIEQLGEIAYEHKKKRTFKNKLEIIRTDFESTADTYAELINELSRDEKRNNLLIDQIKINKNRKILVLTDRIEHINILESKLLEEGLDFVSIHGSLNKKEQEEKMALVDKSALILATTSYFGEGIDFPHLNTIIFATPISYYGRLVQYLGRIGRGNQECLAIDFLDNKNAMLNSAYKKRVEGYKQMHYL, encoded by the coding sequence ATGATCAAAATTCATGAAAAATTAAAAAAGCTTTATTCTCAGAAACAAAAAATAGAAGAAGAGATAAAGCTTCTTGAACAACAACTACAAGAAAATAAACCTACAAGGCAATTAAACAAATTTGAAAAGATTGAACTTTTTAAAACTTTATTTATAAATAGAGAAGATATTTTTGCAAAAAAATGGATAAGTAAAGATGGACAAAAACAAAGTTTTTATCCAGTTACAAGAACCTTTAAAGGAAATGACTATATCCCTATTTCAAATAAAGATATAGAAAGCCATTTAAGGGGACAAATACAATTAGCTTCTTATTTAGTTGATAGTGAAAACAAATCAAAGTATGTGGTCTTTGAAATTTTAGAAAATGATATATCAAAGATTTTAGAGACTTTTTCTATGTTAAAAACAAATTTTCTATTTGAATATAGCTCTTACAAGTCTTGCTTTTTATGGATATTTTTTGAAGAGAAAATCGAAACAAAAAATGTAAAAAACTTTGCTGAATATATTTTAAAAAAAGCACATATTAGTGCAAGAATTTTACCCAATAATGAGTTTGTTACAAATGCTAATTTAGGTGATTATGTAGAGTTACCTTTACATTTAAAATTTAGACAAGAGAATAAAACACTTTTTTTTAACCCACAAACAAAAACAGTATATAAAGACCAATGGGAAATTTTACAAAGAGTAAAAAAAGTTAGTAAAGACACAGTTTTAAAATATGTTAATTTTAAAACTGTAAATAGTACAAGTTATATGTTTGAAGATATAGAGTTTCCAAGTTTTAAATTACAAATCAAACTTTATGACTTTGTTTATATCCCAACTAAAAATTTATCAAAAAGTTTAATTAACAAATTAAAAAGTTTTGCAACATTTGATAATCCACAAATAAAAGTTTTATTAAGTCTTAGGAAACCTTTATATAACACTCCTAGACAAATAAAAAGCTTTGAAGAAGATGATGTTTATTTAAAACTTCCTAGGGGTTTAGTTTATAAGGTAAAAGAGTTTTTAGAAGAAAATAATGCAAATTTTATAATAGAAAATAAAACACAATTTGAAAAAATTGAAACAAAAAAGATAAAATTTGAACTAAGAGATGAGCAAAAAAAAGCAATTAAAGAGATAAGTAAAAAAGATTTTTCTATTTGTGTCGCACCTCCAGGTTTTGGGAAAACACTTCTTGGGGCAAAAATGTTTGAATTAAGAGCTTGTAAAACACTTATTATTGTAAATAAAAACATGTTGCTTACCCAATGGATTGATAGATTTGTTGATTATTTTGGCTATACAAAAAAAGATATAGGTTATTTAGGTAAAGGGAAAAACAAACTAAATGGCAATTTAGATGTTGCAACGATGCAAAGTTTAAAAAACAACACAGATGTGATAAATAACTACTCTTTTGTAATTGTTGATGAATGTCACCATATCCCTGCAATAACCTTTGAGCAAATTGTAAAGCAGTTTTTTGGAAAATATATTTTAGGTTTAAGTGCTACACCTAAAAGAAAAGATGGTCTTGATCCAATTTTAATTGAACAGTTAGGTGAAATAGCCTATGAGCATAAGAAAAAAAGAACTTTTAAAAATAAATTAGAAATAATACGAACAGATTTTGAAAGTACTGCTGATACATATGCAGAGTTAATAAATGAGCTTTCAAGGGATGAAAAAAGAAATAATCTTTTAATTGATCAAATAAAAATAAATAAAAACAGAAAAATTTTAGTTTTAACTGATAGAATTGAGCATATAAATATTTTAGAAAGTAAGCTTTTAGAAGAGGGCTTAGATTTTGTTTCTATTCATGGAAGTTTAAATAAAAAAGAGCAAGAAGAAAAGATGGCTTTAGTTGATAAAAGTGCTCTTATTTTAGCTACAACTTCTTATTTTGGGGAGGGGATAGATTTTCCCCATCTAAATACGATTATTTTTGCTACGCCAATCTCTTATTATGGAAGATTGGTTCAGTATTTAGGAAGAATAGGTAGAGGAAATCAAGAGTGTTTAGCAATAGATTTTCTTGATAATAAAAATGCAATGTTGAACTCAGCTTATAAAAAAAGAGTTGAGGGTTACAAACAAATGCATTATCTATAG
- a CDS encoding bactofilin family protein produces the protein MGIFGKANKRTVQNGATVIAQGTCIIGGITTEGSVHIDGKFEGVILEADLISIGKTGEVIGDIKANNLIVSGLLDGKIDCNEVQILPEGKVIGNMKYNELIIEENGKFEGQGIRKGSKLESRYDEVENKINNIILTPAHQIKHDQNS, from the coding sequence GTGGGAATCTTTGGTAAGGCTAATAAACGAACAGTACAGAATGGTGCAACAGTTATAGCACAGGGGACATGTATTATTGGTGGAATTACCACTGAAGGAAGTGTTCATATTGATGGAAAATTTGAGGGTGTAATCCTTGAAGCTGATTTAATTTCAATTGGTAAAACAGGTGAAGTAATTGGTGATATAAAAGCTAATAACTTAATTGTAAGTGGGCTTCTTGATGGAAAGATTGATTGTAATGAGGTACAAATTTTACCTGAGGGTAAAGTGATTGGTAATATGAAATACAATGAATTAATTATAGAAGAAAATGGAAAGTTTGAAGGACAAGGTATTAGAAAAGGTTCTAAACTTGAAAGTAGATATGATGAAGTTGAAAATAAAATCAATAATATTATATTAACTCCAGCTCACCAAATTAAGCATGATCAAAATTCATGA
- a CDS encoding M23 family metallopeptidase, whose translation MKDRLIITISDVKGTRAFNIHQIAKKLIVLIILVTTLIIAGAFWFIKELNEEMDDLKTQKEREIELKEIEIETLNEKEKKLQAQNQFYSMQIKGKVEDIEALSSKLDHIEEMIGLKNVEDKKEEISKETLKSISEKLKLFMLTTIPSGAPLKESTITSRYGYRVHPITKKKTFHKGIDLRAKRKTPVYSTADGVVSFVQSKDRGGFGRVIKIQHNFGFQTVYAHLNKTNVKVGDIIRKNQEIGLSGNSGSSTAPHLHYEIRFGSMVLNPREFIRWDFKTYETIFKKERRIQWESLVRLINEQYRMVQQL comes from the coding sequence ATGAAAGATAGATTAATAATTACAATTTCTGATGTTAAAGGAACAAGAGCATTTAATATTCATCAAATTGCAAAAAAACTTATCGTTCTTATTATTCTTGTTACCACTTTAATTATCGCAGGTGCATTTTGGTTTATAAAAGAACTAAATGAAGAAATGGATGATTTAAAGACGCAAAAAGAAAGAGAAATTGAATTAAAAGAGATTGAAATTGAAACTCTAAATGAAAAAGAGAAAAAACTACAAGCTCAAAATCAATTTTATTCTATGCAAATAAAAGGTAAAGTTGAAGATATTGAGGCTTTAAGTTCAAAGCTTGATCATATTGAAGAGATGATTGGTCTTAAAAATGTAGAAGATAAAAAAGAAGAGATATCAAAAGAAACTTTAAAATCTATAAGTGAAAAGTTAAAACTATTTATGTTGACAACAATCCCTAGTGGGGCACCTTTAAAAGAATCAACTATAACTTCAAGATATGGGTATAGAGTTCATCCCATTACAAAGAAAAAAACTTTTCATAAAGGGATTGATTTAAGGGCAAAAAGAAAAACTCCAGTTTATTCAACTGCAGATGGAGTTGTAAGTTTTGTACAATCAAAAGATAGAGGTGGTTTTGGTAGAGTTATTAAAATTCAACATAATTTTGGATTTCAAACGGTTTATGCTCATTTAAACAAGACAAATGTTAAAGTTGGTGATATAATAAGAAAAAATCAAGAGATAGGCTTAAGTGGTAATAGTGGAAGTAGTACAGCACCACATTTACACTATGAGATAAGATTTGGGTCAATGGTATTGAATCCAAGAGAATTTATAAGATGGGATTTTAAAACATATGAAACAATTTTCAAAAAAGAGAGGAGAATTCAGTGGGAATCTTTGGTAAGGCTAATAAACGAACAGTACAGAATGGTGCAACAGTTATAG
- a CDS encoding Mur ligase family protein: protein MDFKTASLKEVLSHKTMYYEKIDFSIVKKSFHLISKYITLPYVIHIVGTNGKGSIGRFLAHYLNKKSYKTLHYSSPHILKFNERIWINGKDSSDFELDFANKKLQKYLPINLLEKLTYFEYTTLLAFILCDGFDYIVLEAGLGGEFDATNVVKNDLSLITTIDLDHQAFLGNSIEQIAKTKMRSVDRKMIIGYQIHDEVYGVANSLVKELKDEFDKDILIQNVKQFDKYQLNNKFANYLKLNLHLVIETLNELKIDIDTKLFDDVELFGRCQKITPNITIDVGHNPLAAKVLVKEFENKKVNLIYNSYKDKDFQTVLSILKPIISKITILELNDKRIVDKNNLLEICKNLNIIIKYNLEIKKDEEYLVFGSFLVVEKFIKDMGFNER from the coding sequence ATGGATTTTAAAACTGCCTCTTTAAAAGAGGTTTTAAGTCATAAAACAATGTATTATGAAAAGATAGATTTTTCTATTGTAAAAAAATCTTTTCATCTAATCTCAAAGTATATTACCTTACCATACGTAATCCACATAGTTGGAACAAATGGTAAGGGAAGTATAGGAAGATTTTTAGCCCACTATTTAAATAAAAAATCATATAAAACTCTTCATTATAGTTCTCCTCATATTTTAAAATTTAATGAAAGAATATGGATAAATGGTAAAGATTCAAGTGATTTTGAACTTGATTTTGCAAATAAAAAACTACAAAAATATTTACCAATTAACCTTTTAGAGAAATTAACATATTTTGAGTATACAACTTTGTTAGCTTTTATTTTATGTGATGGTTTTGATTATATTGTTTTAGAAGCTGGACTTGGTGGAGAGTTTGATGCAACAAATGTTGTAAAAAATGATTTATCTTTAATTACTACAATTGATTTAGACCATCAGGCATTTTTAGGAAATAGTATTGAACAAATTGCAAAAACTAAGATGCGTTCAGTAGATAGAAAAATGATTATTGGATATCAAATTCATGATGAAGTTTATGGAGTTGCAAATAGTTTAGTTAAAGAATTAAAAGATGAATTTGATAAAGATATACTTATACAAAATGTTAAACAATTTGACAAATATCAATTAAATAATAAATTTGCAAACTACTTAAAGCTAAATCTTCATTTAGTAATCGAAACTTTAAATGAACTAAAAATTGATATTGATACAAAACTTTTTGATGATGTTGAGCTTTTTGGAAGATGTCAAAAAATTACACCAAATATTACAATTGATGTAGGACACAACCCTTTAGCAGCAAAAGTTTTGGTAAAAGAGTTTGAAAATAAAAAAGTAAATTTAATTTATAATTCATATAAAGATAAAGATTTTCAAACAGTTCTTTCTATACTGAAACCTATAATTTCTAAAATAACTATACTAGAACTTAATGATAAAAGAATAGTTGATAAAAATAATTTATTAGAAATTTGTAAAAATTTGAATATAATAATAAAATATAATCTAGAAATAAAAAAAGATGAAGAATATTTAGTCTTTGGTTCTTTTTTAGTTGTGGAAAAATTTATTAAAGATATGGGGTTTAATGAAAGATAG
- the lptE gene encoding LPS assembly lipoprotein LptE — protein MKLSQLLVSFFLVLFLTACGYKPSTTYVKKELGEKIFVNLIIDLRDPRNTVLIKDAMNELLVHRLDSKLVYDRKLADTIMDLKLSAVSLQVLQDDDSGYNKLYKAVVKIAVDYDNGLNKKSFSVSGDYDFSIDSGTTITDTRRFEAIKSAASEALEDVISTIAVQSFKK, from the coding sequence GTGAAGTTAAGTCAATTACTAGTTTCATTTTTTTTAGTATTATTTTTAACTGCTTGTGGATATAAACCATCAACTACATACGTAAAAAAAGAGTTGGGTGAAAAAATCTTTGTAAATCTTATAATTGATTTAAGAGACCCAAGAAATACAGTATTAATAAAAGATGCTATGAATGAACTTTTAGTACATAGACTTGACTCAAAACTTGTTTATGATAGAAAACTTGCTGATACAATTATGGATTTAAAACTTTCAGCTGTATCTTTACAAGTTTTACAAGATGATGATTCAGGATATAACAAATTATATAAAGCTGTTGTAAAAATTGCAGTAGATTATGATAATGGATTAAATAAAAAATCGTTTAGCGTTTCTGGGGATTATGATTTTTCAATTGATTCAGGAACTACTATTACAGATACAAGAAGATTTGAAGCGATTAAAAGTGCTGCTAGTGAAGCTTTAGAAGACGTAATCTCCACTATAGCTGTTCAATCTTTTAAAAAGTAA